The Schizosaccharomyces pombe strain 972h- genome assembly, chromosome: I genome contains a region encoding:
- the ubr11 gene encoding ubiquitin-protein ligase E3 Ubr11, which translates to MQLHDPPAPLSQPSASRLQKYLLESAEKHAYDSNEESKTHLLQEVFLSLLNYNEDNWKYFLKEKPGAITSDFRLSRLQHSEPECAQELQDKRSGSKVCGHVFRAGEVIYRCKNCGLDNTCVLCAPCFHATNHEGHETHVSISTSYSGICDCGDPEAWNVDLNCKIHNVPDDEEQKKPEEVIPLELQHSIRTTIHILLDFILDVFSCSPVNLKAQSTVGSILADEEASRLSSAKYGVADRPCNVFRVMLWNDEVHTFDAVVGSVLEALDSSNTAFGLEVAQRVDSIGRFAVATSASVHEAIRIANAISKENLAVNVRTARDFFREDICGILLEWFDDLLESHVCYFADYLQIIVCDEILKNWSPGLEKPAKPEVNFNNLPLEIVNDDDSEDDIYAAEELLDVIANLQDETGVTRIANLGGDEDFEADMTDPTIAGFDHPLDDDNDVNDLLDFETEREDIDDLTDEVMETEENEAAEADYPGVNRNTRQDDVQDISMETESQNETDESQNTENVDYNPQTHTPVPIPTTATQDVVTIRPEFNSQLLNNLRQIINARRRPRPAAVCQVSLREDYWKSPHPIPPSSYSFVESPSSILRLDYFLLFDLKFWKRLRGLLSKLYVVPFNRNLLFKRLMGIRFVIHYRSLATAFLFADREPDHSVMFLSVQFFTTPSLAEAVVKDYDFLTNLNATTLSLLTQSNRPSTLFSSDIEYTPTIQLNRQVLKTRRTYNLFSDLGYLLQHPQVKKLVVDDTRYVHQYIDLLRVFQGVIPQQRAILSHVQWDFPHGKNILFVMQRVAMLSNTVSSCFTQAPYERLFYAIKCIITSITHPKLDIAESLEPLSCIPSSSLTNFTQPLVPFSVSRDPISFYHPLHWMLSNLFSYCRVDASSHWDKDTLLALLDHPLRVCVLLAQIDCNLWIRNGRSILLTDAFYRQLNNIEVSYDKDILAIQTILMFVDPNLVLNAVVQRFEFTDWLYNLTYNEHPNYDTERIPAMLCKMLELLIALITEREQILHVDIQDIIRTRLAQQLCFGPLAYSALLSTISSNLVESLSFDKIREEVTSYKAPDGLHDFGVYSLKDEYYDLVDPYYFHYNKNEREESDTILKKRLAKKNNVSAESIIIEPKIRFLEKDGHDIFFAAVNASTFSLIIFRAIEYALVQAESFGSSDIGNTILGDALQLCLISMKIHEFSKSNDFCSRSCAERYPTDSSIMREFGGSAYCLAELCFAILKSPKYKDVHVKVNAVLAGLQKNDPSAYSNMLEATHFELSTTSSTSDSNEIEKTQEKKRLALEKQKKIMQQFRDQQASFLAQNTDFDIGEDQTEDEVTTEEPEEEVKYHEHIRGNCLLCQEECNDQAPYGVIGIIQGSSLLRKTDVHSEIILDEIYSVPPNLDRESHSRPFGKKYDTVVFNRSKDRLLSAYPPGNNIRGVFVSGCGHLMHLGCFKNYYVARSMYRNDVTAGLSEYYYKYSTAKFFMCPLCRSLSNVLLPMPQIPKMCLNIDTLNFPRSMNGWLEEIGTMSSSSFEYQLVRSSLSDTKDTFRSCFLRPWINSKIISAMLARLKIADGALIDQSNNRDVSDLYDRYCETTKLAMKLVKGSTFTNVSPHDLLNSLAYTVSSLEVSQRCSPKQSGATRSVWFNELGPLTLSFLPTLSDTVLKCVCDQIIKSDQQALLLMESQKLLVCKIFYRHSQLKSMLRNGRMSDHDQIQPFLLSNTFDDFVKISSLMLIFGKQDNILYYVKLFYLSEICKTIISMIKVVADSSVVPDLTINYSQQSKSQFYILCKNVLLWCGSSNNIEILDDESNLLRLMSLVEKYSLPFLRRVALVLYCMFDISLEFNEFSNNEDDSELERLSKLIKVPPLQELYSQMSSDENNQILELIAGWCEHLAQNTWGDSTISLEYPGIYELVKLPHRLENLIDSMQESVCCMCHKTPILPAICMLCGSVICFNARQNTVSSRRLTGECNKHAATCTGSVGIFFITKACGILLLDSISNTGTIMPTPYLDIHGETDLQLRRGCPQFLNQKRYDFVVREQWLRQTVLQKMARHMDMTEMQNWRMA; encoded by the coding sequence ATGCAATTGCACGACCCGCCGGCTCCTCTTTCGCAACCATCGGCTTCTAGGTTACAAAAATACCTTCTAGAAAGCGCGGAAAAGCATGCATACGATTCAAATGAAGAATCAAAAACGCACTTGCTGCAAGAGGTTTTCCTGTCGTTGCTGAATTACAACGAAGACAATTGGAAATATTTTCTCAAAGAAAAGCCAGGTGCCATTACTTCTGACTTTCGTCTCTCGAGGCTTCAGCACTCTGAACCCGAATGCGCCCAAGAATTACAAGATAAACGTTCTGGGTCCAAGGTTTGTGGCCACGTATTTCGTGCCGGCGAGGTGATATATCGTTGCAAGAACTGTGGGCTAGATAACACATGTGTTCTTTGTGCTCCTTGCTTTCATGCCACAAACCACGAGGGTCACGAGACTCATGTATCTATTTCAACCTCTTATAGTGGAATCTGCGACTGTGGCGATCCTGAGGCATGGAATGTCGACCTTAACTGCAAGATACATAATGTCCCCGATGACGAGGAGCAGAAAAAGCCAGAAGAAGTGATCCCACTAGAACTTCAACACTCTATCCGTACAACTATTCATATTCTTCTTGACTTCATTCTCGATGTCTTTTCTTGTTCCCCCGTGAATCTTAAAGCTCAATCTACTGTCGGTAGCATCTTAGCAGATGAGGAGGCCTCTCGTCTTAGCAGCGCAAAGTATGGTGTAGCTGATAGGCCTTGCAACGTTTTCCGTGTAATGCTTTGGAACGACGAAGTGCATACCTTTGACGCTGTTGTAGGTAGTGTGCTTGAGGCGTTAGATTCGTCAAATACGGCTTTTGGACTTGAAGTCGCTCAACGTGTTGATTCTATTGGCCGCTTTGCTGTTGCTACATCGGCTTCAGTTCACGAAGCAATAAGAATCGCGAACGctatttcaaaagaaaacttaGCTGTTAATGTTCGTACTGCCCGCGATTTTTTTCGCGAAGATATTTGTGGTATTCTATTAGAATGGTTCGATGATCTTCTAGAATCACATGTTTGCTATTTTGCtgattatttacaaattatCGTTTGcgatgaaattttgaagaactGGTCTCCTGGCCTTGAAAAACCTGCTAAGCCTGAGGTGAATTTTAATAACCTTCCTCTGGAGATTGTTAATGACGATGATAGCGAGGATGATATTTATGCCGCAGAAGAACTTCTCGATGTTATCGCAAACCTTCAAGATGAAACAGGTGTAACTAGAATTGCTAATTTGGGTGGTGatgaagattttgaagCGGATATGACCGATCCTACTATTGCAGGATTTGATCATCCACTTGATGATGATAACGACGTAAATGACCTTCTGGATTTTGAAACAGAACGAGAGGATATTGATGATTTAACTGATGAAGTTATGGAGacagaagaaaatgaagctGCTGAGGCTGATTATCCTGGTGTAAACCGAAACACTCGTCAAGACGATGTTCAAGATATTTCAATGGAAACCGAAAGTCAAAACGAAACTGATGAATCACAAAACACTGAAAATGTAGATTATAATCCTCAGACGCATACTCCTGTACCTATTCCCACTACTGCAACTCAGGATGTCGTTACTATTCGCCCGGAGTTTAACTCTCAACTCCTTAATAACCTTCGACAAATCATAAACGCTCGTCGTAGACCCCGCCCTGCTGCGGTTTGTCAAGTATCTCTTCGTGAGGATTATTGGAAAAGTCCTCATCCAATTCCTCCTTCGTCATATAGCTTCGTTGAATCTCCATCTTCCATTCTTCGTTTAGATTACTTTTTGCTGTTTGATCtcaaattttggaaacgGTTAAGAGGGCTGCTCTCAAAATTGTATGTTGTTCCTTTTAATAGAAATCTTCTATTTAAGCGTCTTATGGGTATACGTTTCGTAATCCATTATAGGTCTCTCGCTACAGCGTTTCTTTTTGCAGATAGAGAGCCAGACCACTCTGTCATGTTTCTTTCCGTTCAATTTTTCACTACTCCTAGTCTTGCAGAAGCCGTTGTGAAAGactatgattttttaactaaTTTAAACGCAACAACTTTAAGCTTACTAACGCAGTCTAACCGGCCGTCAAcccttttttcttcagaCATTGAATACACTCCCACAATTCAGCTAAACCGACAAGTCTTAAAAACCCGAAGGACTTACAATTTGTTTAGTGATCTCGGATACTTACTTCAACATCCGCAAGTCAAAAAGCTTGTAGTGGATGATACGCGTTATGTTCATCAGTATATTGATTTGTTACGGGTGTTCCAAGGTGTGATTCCACAACAACGGGCAATACTCAGTCACGTACAGTGGGATTTTCCTCATGggaaaaatatattgttTGTAATGCAAAGGGTAGCTATGCTCAGTAACACTGTTTCATCTTGTTTTACACAAGCACCATATGAACGGTTGTTTTATGCTATAAAATGTATCATAACTTCCATCACCCACCCTAAATTAGACATTGCAGAGTCTCTCGAACCTCTCTCTTGTATTCCCTCTTCATCTTTGACAAATTTTACACAGCCCTTAGTTCCGTTTTCCGTGTCGAGGGATCCTATAAGTTTTTATCATCCTCTTCACTGGATGCTTtccaatttattttcatattgTCGTGTTGACGCTTCTTCTCATTGGGATAAGGATACACTACTTGCTCTTCTTGACCATCCTTTGAGGGTTTGTGTGCTTTTAGCTCAAATTGATTGTAACCTTTGGATAAGAAATGGGCGtagtattttattaactgaCGCTTTCTATCGTCAACTTAATAACATCGAAGTTTCTTATGATAAGGACATCCTCGCTATTCAAACAATATTAATGTTTGTTGATCCAAACTTGGTTTTAAATGCAGTTGTTCAAAGATTTGAATTTACTGATTGGCTTTATAATTTGACTTATAATGAACATCCCAATTACGACACGGAAAGAATACCAGCTATGTTGTGTAAAATGTTAGAGTTATTAATTGCCCTTATAACAGAGCGCGAACAAATTTTACATGTTGATATCCAAGATATTATTCGCACTCGATTAGCTCAACAGCTATGCTTTGGTCCTCTTGCTTATTCTGCATTGCTGTCTACTATTTCAAGTAATTTAGTAGAGAGTTTGtcatttgataaaattcGAGAAGAAGTAACTTCCTACAAAGCACCTGACGGTCTCCACGATTTTGGCGTTTACAGTTTGAAGGACGAATATTATGATTTGGTGGATccatattattttcattataataaaaatgaacgAGAGGAGTCAGATACTATCCTTAAAAAACGTTTGgcgaagaaaaataatgtaaGTGCTGAGTCGATTATAATAGAACCAAAAATTAGATTTCTTGAGAAGGACGGCCatgatatattttttgcagCCGTCAATGCGAGCACTTTTAGTCTTATCATTTTTCGTGCGATTGAGTATGCACTTGTTCAAGCGGAGTCCTTTGGATCATCCGATATTGGAAATACTATTCTGGGCGATGCACTTCAGTTGTGTCTAATCTCTATGAAAATTCATGAATTCTCGAAATCAAATGACTTCTGCTCCCGTTCATGCGCTGAGCGTTATCCGACTGATAGTAGTATTATGAGAGAATTTGGTGGCAGTGCGTACTGCTTAGCGGAACTTTGTTTTGCAATTCTCAAGTCTCCTAAATACAAAGATGTTCATGTAAAAGTTAATGCTGTATTGGCTGGCTTACAAAAGAATGATCCATCTGCATATAGCAACATGCTGGAAGCTACACACTTTGAACTCTCAACTACCTCTTCTACTTCGGATTCTAACGAGATTGAGAAAACgcaggaaaagaaaagattaGCTTTAGAGaaacagaagaaaattATGCAGCAGTTTCGCGATCAGCAAGCATCTTTTCTTGCCCAAAATACCGATTTCGATATCGGAGAAGATCAAACGGAAGATGAAGTTACAACAGAAGAGCCAGAGGAGGAAGTTAAGTACCATGAACATATCCGTGGTAATTGTTTGCTTTGCCAAGAGGAATGCAACGATCAAGCACCATATGGAGTGATCGGCATTATTCAAGGAAGCTCATTACTTCGAAAAACAGATGTTCACAGCGAAATCATTTTGGATGAAATTTATAGTGTTCCCCCTAATTTAGATAGGGAATCTCATTCGAGGccatttggaaaaaaatatgatacAGTTGTTTTCAACCGTTCAAAAGATCGTTTATTAAGTGCTTATCCCCCAGGAAATAACATAAGAGGTGTTTTTGTCTCCGGTTGTGGTCATCTCATGCATTTAGgttgttttaaaaactattaCGTTGCTAGGTCCATGTATAGAAATGATGTTACCGCTGGGTTAAGTGAATACTATTACAAGTATTCTActgctaaattttttatgtgTCCTCTCTGTAGGTCATTGTCGAATGTGTTATTGCCTATGCCTCAGATCCCCAAAATGTGTCTCAACATTGACACCCTTAATTTCCCTCGTAGCATGAATGGTTGGTTAGAGGAAATCGGTACTATGTCTTCCTCGAGCTTTGAATATCAATTAGTTCGAAGTTCTCTGTCCGACACGAAAGATACTTTTAGAAGCTGTTTCCTGAGACCTTGGATAAACAGCAAAATTATCTCGGCAATGCTTGCTCGCTTAAAGATAGCCGATGGTGCATTAATTGATCAAAGTAATAATCGGGACGTATCCGACCTTTATGATCGATATTGTGAAACAACAAAATTGGCTATGAAATTGGTTAAAGGAAGTACATTTACGAATGTTTCACCTCATGATTTACTGAACAGTTTGGCCTATACCGTTTCTTCTCTAGAAGTTAGTCAGAGGTGCTCTCCGAAACAAAGTGGAGCAACTCGATCGGTGTGGTTCAATGAACTGGGACCCCTAACATTATCGTTTTTGCCGACTTTATCTGATACCGTTTTGAAGTGTGTTTGTGATCAGATCATAAAATCTGACCAACAAGCCCTCTTGTTAATGGAGAGCCAAAAACTGTtagtttgtaaaattttctatCGTCACTCGCAATTAAAGTCCATGTTGAGAAATGGCCGGATGTCTGACCATGATCAAATTCAACCgtttttgctttcaaatACTTTCGATGACTTTGTgaaaatttcatctttaatGCTAATCTTTGGTAAACAAGATAATATTTTGTATTACGTTAAGCTTTTCTATCTTTCAGAAATTTGCAAGACAATAATTTCTATGATAAAAGTGGTTGCAGATTCATCGGTCGTTCCTGATTTAACCATTAATTATAGTCAGCAATCCAAGTCCCAATTTTATATTCTATGCAAGAATGTACTGCTTTGGTGTGGTTCTTCAAATaacattgaaattttggatgATGAGTCTAATTTACTTCGTTTAATGTCTTTGGTGGAGAAGTATTCTTTACCGTTTCTCCGACGAGTTGCTTTGGTATTATATTGCATGTTTGACATTTCACTCGAGTTCAATGAATTCTCCAACAATGAAGATGACAGTGAATTAGAAAGGCTTTccaaattaataaaagttcCTCCTTTACAAGAACTGTATTCTCAAATGTCTTCTGATGAAAATAATCAGATTTTGGAATTAATCGCTGGCTGGTGTGAACACTTAGCTCAAAATACATGGGGTGATAGTACTATATCTTTGGAATATCCTGGCATATATGAGCTTGTCAAATTACCTCACAGGctagaaaatttaattgattcGATGCAAGAATCAGTTTGCTGTATGTGCCATAAAACTCCAATCCTTCCTGCAATTTGTATGTTATGTGGCAGTGTCATCTGTTTTAATGCTCGACAGAATACGGTTTCCAGTAGGAGACTAACTGGGGAATGCAACAAGCATGCCGCTACGTGCACCGGTAGTGTCGGCATCTTTTTCATCACCAAAGCATGTGGGATTTTGTTGTTAGACTCGATCAGTAATACAGGCACTATCATGCCCACTCCGTACTTAGATATTCATGGTGAAACCGATTTGCAGCTTAGACGTGGTTGTcctcaatttttgaatcaaAAACGTTATGATTTTGTTGTCCGTGAACAATGGCTGCGCCAAACGGTCTTACAAAAAATGGCTCGTCATATGGATATGACGGAAATGCAAAACTGGCGAATGGCTTAA
- the tca17 gene encoding TRAPP complex subunit 2-like protein has protein sequence MVKPRLVFLSIAGPKDEQLYLEIIDPKEKHLLARYQYLGELSLDVINDLVNDGERTSNDCFLGLLGVEEDISTYAFYSNTKVKFILAVKAPDYVVKETEIRQLLRRIYTIHTHAVCNPFSMDLTPETLKTSIYFKESLHQLISDWNIH, from the exons ATGGTAAAACCAAGGTTGGTTTTTTTGTCAATCGCAGGACCTAAAGACGAACAGTtatatttagaaattattGATCCCAAAGAGAAACACTTACTCGCAAGGTACCAGTATCTTGGTGAACTTAGTTTGGACGTAATTAATGATTTGGTGAACGATGGTGAGCGCACGTCGAATGATTGCTTTCTGGGACTTTTGGGAGTTGAGGAAGATATAAGTACCTATGcgttttattcaaatacGAAAGTTAAATTCATCTTAGCTGTGAAGGCTCCTGATTATGTTGTTAAAGAAACAGAAATTAGACAG CTTTTAAGGAGAATATACACTATTCATACGCATGCTGTATGCAATCCATTTTCGATGGATTTAACTCCTGAAACTTTAAAAACATCCATATACTTCAAGGAATCTCTTCATCAATTAATTTCCGATTGGAATATTCATTAG
- the ppk3 gene encoding protein kinase domain and HEAT repeat protein Ppk3, whose product MDFIKSAASFIAKAGSQFPYDLNEKIPLSSNSVWTLQTGSIRESAQPCSVFSISLSTHPEWAELADRACETMKTLRHPCIIKYLSTYKSSTHLYIATETVRPVTTELNELSAEIKTYGLWRVSAALSFLNDKNIVHGNLQMSSVYLNSADEWIIGDFFLAGDSPQFIKDNHDKILNWSRLVPFEIQSSTLNSASFIYLDSYELGKFISHLYNGTPGDLSQRGNIPANIFVSAKKLLNVEGKQKLLASEFLKLGERPGGFFRTHLITLYELLSEVRINEEEDRVKLKQLLSSKLEVIPKNYIQKVVLNILFLLLSIDTHSDVVELLFKCAQIVKGRPDIEKDFGVPLLSLLKQQSVPIRGLLLSGIINNPDVLPKNIYEDTSFSVFANLVRSNSPTLKEHAIVVFSIIAPKLSKKTLNNELLRSLAVVQNDQHPTLRTNSTICLGKIAEYLDASVRKPVLAAALSRSLKDPFVPAREAALKVLLSVQNYFDTKDVAIKLFPSVVPLLIDENEGIRRTAEDVTDQFLSRIKNFNLGEKENVSAPAKFNGSFWSKFIHSSSASPSPSIDMKKESLELKNDTTEIKEKKNSKSRVVGNTENSKDEFNNPLFETEEQIDESWMENWNDEEETENNVEESWGL is encoded by the exons ATGgattttataaaatcagCAGCTTCTTTTATTGCAAAAGCAGGTTCTCAATTCCCATATGACTTAAATGAGAAAATCCCTCTTTCTTCTAATTCTGTATGGACACTACAAACGGGATCAATTAGA GAGTCTGCCCAGCCGTGTAGCGTTTTCTCTATTTCTCTGTCAACTCATCCTGAATGGGCTGAACTTGCTGACCGAGCTTGTGAGACAATGAAGACCCTTCGTCATCCTTGTATAATCAAATATCTAAGTACTTATAAAAGC TCCACTCACTTGTACATTGCAACGGAAACTGTAAGACCTGTCACAACTGAACTGAATGAACTATCTGCggaaataaaaacttaCGGCCTTTGGAGGGTTTCG GCTGCATTGTCATTTCtcaatgataaaaatattgttcaTGGAAACCTTCAAATGTCTTCTGTTTATCTTAATAGTGCAGATGAATGGATAATAGGCGACTTTTTCTTAGCAGGTGATTCACCACAATTTATAAAGGATAATCATGACAAAATTCTGAACTGGAGTCGGTTGGTTCCGTTTGAAATTCAGTCTTCAACATTAAATAGTGCTTCATTCATTTACTTGGATTCTTATGAATTGGGAAAGTTCATTTCTCATCTTTATAATGGAACGCCAGGGGACTTATCTCAGCGTGGAAACATTCCAGCCAATATATTTGTTTCTGCAAAAAAACTGTTGAATGTGGAAGGAAAGCAAAAGTTATTAGCTTCAGAATTTCTAAAACTTGGCGAGCGTCCTGGGGGGTTTTTTCGTACACATTTGATTACGTTATATGAACTTTTGTCCGAGGTTCGAATAAACGAAGAGGAAGATAGAgtgaaattaaaacaacttCTTTCGTCAAAGCTAGAAGTAATTCCTAAAAACTATATACAAAAGGTTGTATTAAACATCCTCTTTCTACTATTATCGATTGACACCCATTCGGACGTCGTTGAGCTTCTATTCAAATGTGCTCAAATTGTAAAAGGAAGACCGGATATAGAAAAAGACTTTGGAGTACCGTTATTGTCTCTTTTGAAACAACAAAGCGTTCCCATACGAGGCTTGCTACTTTCCGGAATCATTAACAATCCCGACGTGCTACCAAAGAATATATATGAAGACACTAGCTTTTCAGTTTTCGCGAACCTTGTGCGCTCCAATTCTCCCACCTTAAAAGAACATGctattgttgttttttccaTTATAGCACCAAAA CTTTCGAAGAAAACATTGAATAATGAACTACTACGAAGCTTAGCGGTTGTCCAAAATGACCAACATCCTACTTTACGTACCAACAGTACCATTTGTCTAGGTAAAATTGCTGAATATTTAGATGCCAGC GTGCGAAAACCCGTTTTAGCTGCTGCTTTATCACGTTCTCTTAAAGACCCATTTGTTCCTGCTAGAGAGGCAGCCTTAAAAGTACTCCTCTCAGTTCAAAATTACTTTGATACAAAGGATGTGGCCATCAAACTTTTCCCATCGGTGGTGCCATTACTAATTGATGAAAACGA AGGAATACGAAGAACAGCTGAGGATGTCACTGACCAATTTTTGAGCCGtataaaaaactttaatttaggggaaaaagaaaatgtttccGCACCGGCAAAATTTAATGGTTCTTTTTGGTCcaaatttattcattcatCTTCTGCTTCTCCTTCGCCTTCTATCGATATGAAAAAGGAGTCGCTtgagttaaaaaatgataccactgaaataaaagaaaaaaaaaattcaaaaagtaGAGTTGTTGGAAACACTGAAAACTCTAAGGATGAATTCAATAATCctctttttgaaacagaGGAACAGATAGACGAATCTTGGATGGAAAACTGGAATGACGAAGAGGAAACAGAAAATAACGTAGAGGAAAGTTGGGGGTTATAA
- the sgo2 gene encoding shugoshin Sgo2, whose protein sequence is MSKASLSPNVEDLKKKQIRQYKEIIRISKAQSIRIKELQLENERLLSENIDLRTTAINLEEQLETVQNENEENKTKLAALLNRFHEETDNFLSKLSLCQQEIQDTFKPVEANLAYDVDTDSEDLDEESVVKDTEEIIEQAQHDVSLRNLSGIEDENIIDDGETAINEQKKREANVFSDTQSAPQLKSGKALPADFENPYNLSNSKPVNNNNEDRVEAVTSENKSIDSAPQEKNHEYEIVSPKSLSNKINNQAAAQRRTEEDNANGVAQEENEGSQEAHFHSRIQSDTVIQSTPTKRKWDVDIQNKQINLASAATNVTGYVSETDSRPNRANSLDSAVLLVQSSNKSNRNGHHISDPNLNSSISLKFAPEDTAHNSLTSQENVGPQVTTTSLSNMTVAESPRTDTPREINGLVDSSVTNGNEKFSVEIMNDSNKIGLNPKSFTDEEREILTLFRNPPMRLSSEPPSSNGFSIAHPNNSPLRPPSLQGILNAEDRPYEIEPSRSSFATNDTGSYNNLELLSSVTNLKSPNENDRVTKTQSRRETKVKRRRKARIQETSEESTVVNEPNEKPDGRSRRERKKVNYALPGLRTKLRRNFDLPSDHVKAKKTRRAPKNSENDSATKTETANITSEAPTTSEVTLENSETLNL, encoded by the exons atGTCGAAAGCATCTCTTTCCCCGAACGTAGAAGACT tgaaaaaaaagcaaattcgACAGTATAAGGAAATTATACG AATAAGCAAGGCACAATCAATTagaattaaagaattgcAGTTAGAAAATGAACGGTTGCTTTCGGAAAATATCGATTTGAGGACTACAGCGATAAACTTGGAAGAGCAACTCGAAACCGTGCAAAACGAAAacgaagaaaacaaaacaaagtTAGCTGCATTACTTAATCGATTTCATGAAGAAAcagataattttttatcaaaattaaGTCTTTGTCAGCAAGAAATACAAG ACACCTTCAAACCAGTGGAGGCTAACTTAGCTTACGATGTCGATACGGATTCTGAAGACCTTGACGAG GAATCCGTCGTGAAAGATACCGAAGAAATAATTGAGCAAGCTCAGCATGATGTTTCCTTACGAAATTTAAGTGGAATAGAGgatgaaaatataattgaTGACGGAGAAACTGCTATaaatgaacaaaaaaaaagagaagctAATGTTTTTTCCGACACGCAATCAGCACCTCAGCTAAAATCCGGCAAAGCCCTCCCAgctgattttgaaaatcctTACAATCTATCCAATTCGAAAcctgtaaataataataatgaagATAGAGTTGAAGCGGTTACTTCTGAAAATAAATCTATCGATTCTGCTCCTcaggaaaaaaatcatgAATACGAAATCGTTAGTCCAAAATCATTATccaacaaaattaataatcaaGCAGCTGCACAAAGAAGAACCGAAGAAGATAATGCAAATGGAGTTGctcaagaagaaaatgaggGTTCACAAGAAGCTCATTTTCATAGCAGAATACAATCTGATACAGTAATACAAAGTACACCCACTAAACGGAAATGGGACGTTGACattcaaaataaacaaattaatCTGGCTTCTGCAGCTACCAATGTTACCGGTTATGTATCGGAGACCGATAGTCGCCCCAATCGCGCAAACTCTTTGGATTCTGCTGTCCTTCTTGTGCAATcttcaaataaaagtaaCCGAAATGGGCATCATATTTCAGATCCTAATTTAAATAGCTCCATATCGTTGAAGTTTGCGCCTGAAGATACTGCGCATAATTCATTAACTTCACAAGAGAATGTTGGGCCTCAGGTTACGACGACTTCTCTGTCAAATATGACTGTTGCTGAATCTCCTCGTACAGACACTCCAAGGGAAATAAACGGGTTAGTAGACTCTTCTGTCACTAATGGGAACGAAAAATTTTCTGTAGAAATAATGAATGACTCTAACAAAATTGGACTGAATCCTAAATCTTTTACCGACGAAGAGCGGGAAATTTTAACACTTTTTCGAAATCCTCCCATGAGACTGTCAAGTGAACCTCCATCTTCAAATGGATTTTCAATAGCCCATCCCAATAATTCTCCGTTACGTCCGCCATCGCTACAAGGAATATTGAATGCTGAAGATCGACCTTACGAAATTGAGCCGTCACGTAGCTCCTTTGCTACCAACGATACGGGCTCCTATAATAATTTGGAACTTCTGTCATCTGTAACGAATTTGAAATCCCCTAATGAGAACGATCGTGTGACGAAAACTCAGTCGCGAAGAGAAACAAAAGTGAAAAGGCGAAGAAAAGCTCGGATTCAAGAAACTTCTGAAGAAAGTACAGTAGTCAATGAGCCAAATGAAAAACCTGATGGAAGGAGCCGAAGGGAACGGAAAAAGGTTAATTACGCTTTGCCTGGATTAAGGACGAAATTAAGACGGAATTTCGATTTACCTTCAGATCATGTAAAAGCTAAAAAAACGAGACGTGCTCCTAAGAACTCTGAGAATGATTCAGCTACCAAAACAGAAACCGCAAACATTACTTCTGAAGCACCCACTACTTCAGAAGTAACCCTTGAAAACTCCGAAACCCTTAATTTGTAA